A region of Arthrobacter sp. FB24 DNA encodes the following proteins:
- a CDS encoding alkaline phosphatase family protein, with protein MTARTRSLRKSTLPRRSQTATLMAMVALVVTAAACQSQGGPVQGQRAGTPGHVFVINLENKGYDRVWDSGSPAPYLSGTLRSQGVLLTNYYGISHNSLPNYLAQISGQPPNMSTKKDCPVYTPFTGTGLDSQGRLMGDGCVFPAEVPTIAGQLSAKAKAWRGYMEDMSAPCQHPELGAVDEHVAASPGDQYGTRHNPFVYFRSLTSTPDCAKNVVNYSKLAKDLQSVNTTANLSYITPNLCHDGHDSPCVDGTAGGLGTADEWLKSQVPAILASPAYQQDGMLVITFDEADGGAVGPSTGVTGGTTGGKVGALVLSPFTAPGSSSDRPYNHYSLLATMEDIFALPRLAGAGEPGVNTFGTDVYRSGP; from the coding sequence GTGACAGCCCGAACTCGTTCGCTACGGAAGAGCACGCTCCCGCGGCGATCCCAGACCGCCACGCTGATGGCGATGGTCGCCCTCGTCGTCACGGCGGCGGCCTGCCAGTCGCAGGGTGGGCCGGTGCAGGGACAACGGGCCGGCACGCCGGGCCACGTGTTCGTGATCAATCTGGAGAACAAGGGTTATGACCGGGTGTGGGACAGCGGCTCCCCGGCCCCGTACCTCTCCGGAACACTGCGCTCCCAGGGGGTGCTGCTGACCAACTATTACGGCATCTCGCACAACTCGCTGCCCAATTATCTCGCCCAGATCTCCGGGCAGCCGCCGAACATGAGCACCAAAAAGGACTGCCCCGTCTACACGCCGTTTACCGGCACGGGACTGGATTCGCAGGGACGGCTGATGGGAGACGGGTGCGTGTTCCCTGCCGAGGTGCCCACCATCGCCGGGCAACTGAGCGCCAAGGCGAAAGCCTGGCGCGGCTACATGGAAGACATGTCCGCACCCTGCCAGCACCCGGAGCTCGGTGCCGTCGACGAACATGTGGCGGCCTCCCCCGGTGACCAGTACGGCACCCGCCACAACCCGTTCGTTTATTTCCGTTCCCTGACCTCCACCCCGGACTGCGCCAAAAACGTCGTCAACTACTCCAAGCTCGCAAAGGACCTGCAGTCGGTCAACACCACGGCCAACCTCTCCTACATCACCCCTAACCTCTGCCACGACGGGCACGACAGTCCCTGCGTGGACGGGACCGCCGGCGGCCTCGGTACGGCGGATGAATGGTTGAAGAGCCAGGTGCCGGCGATCCTGGCCTCCCCCGCCTACCAGCAGGACGGCATGCTCGTGATCACCTTTGACGAGGCCGACGGCGGGGCCGTCGGCCCCTCGACGGGCGTCACCGGCGGCACGACCGGAGGAAAGGTCGGCGCCCTGGTGCTCTCCCCGTTCACCGCCCCGGGCAGCAGCTCGGACCGCCCCTACAACCATTACAGCCTGCTGGCCACCATGGAAGACATCTTCGCCCTGCCCCGTCTCGCGGGCGCCGGCGAACCGGGGGTCAACACCTTCGGGACCGACGTTTACCGTTCCGGTCCCTAG
- a CDS encoding DedA family protein, with translation MVSLALPAGVLSRPVAGLLPPWLDPNEFLRDPALAPWVVGVVCVFLFVETGLLVGFFLPGDSLLFTAGLLVATGTIQVNILFLAAAAFVAAFVGDQAGYLIGRKAGPAVFRKEDSRFFKRRYVDQAHRFFEKYGRRSVVLARFVPVVRTFLPVTAGVAGMSYHSFFAFNAIGAALWGVGVTLLGFWLGRYEWIGSNIDLIFVVIVVISFVPIAVELLKSRRRTAAAQGREHERC, from the coding sequence ATGGTTTCTTTGGCGCTGCCTGCCGGTGTGTTGTCCCGACCCGTTGCCGGGCTGCTCCCGCCGTGGCTTGATCCGAACGAGTTCCTGCGTGATCCTGCCTTGGCTCCATGGGTCGTCGGGGTCGTGTGTGTGTTCCTGTTCGTCGAGACCGGTCTTCTGGTCGGGTTCTTCCTGCCGGGGGATTCGCTTCTGTTCACGGCGGGATTGCTGGTGGCCACCGGCACTATTCAGGTGAATATTCTGTTTCTGGCGGCCGCCGCGTTCGTGGCCGCTTTCGTAGGCGACCAGGCCGGGTATCTGATCGGCCGCAAAGCGGGGCCTGCGGTATTTCGGAAAGAGGATTCCCGGTTTTTCAAACGCAGATACGTGGACCAGGCGCACCGCTTTTTCGAGAAGTACGGACGCCGGTCCGTTGTTCTGGCCCGCTTTGTTCCGGTGGTGCGGACGTTCCTTCCGGTCACGGCCGGCGTCGCCGGGATGAGTTACCATTCCTTCTTCGCCTTTAATGCCATCGGGGCTGCCTTGTGGGGCGTAGGGGTGACGTTGCTCGGGTTCTGGCTGGGACGCTACGAGTGGATCGGTTCGAACATTGACCTGATTTTCGTTGTCATCGTTGTAATCTCTTTCGTCCCCATCGCAGTGGAACTGCTCAAGAGCCGACGACGTACCGCCGCCGCTCAGGGACGGGAGCACGAAAGATGCTGA
- a CDS encoding Chromate resistance protein ChrB: MTWLVLIVRLRGAAPRYRRRVYAALADGGGVAVSGGVWAIPDTVMHRPAVDAAVRHALAGGGDIVVMATTTDNGASHEVFEVKLSERLTAEAEAITGRCTGLAAAAAAGCGRGGLSTDLHALQRDVRSLARLDVIGLEVVASAEAAVARAGNLPAACECRV; this comes from the coding sequence ATGACGTGGTTGGTGCTGATAGTCAGGCTCCGTGGCGCTGCACCCCGGTATCGGCGCCGCGTTTACGCCGCTCTCGCTGACGGCGGAGGTGTCGCCGTTTCCGGGGGTGTCTGGGCTATCCCGGATACCGTGATGCATCGTCCGGCCGTGGATGCCGCCGTAAGGCATGCCCTGGCCGGCGGCGGTGACATCGTTGTCATGGCCACCACGACGGACAATGGCGCCAGTCATGAGGTATTCGAGGTGAAACTTTCCGAACGGCTCACGGCCGAGGCAGAGGCTATCACCGGCAGGTGCACAGGTCTTGCTGCCGCGGCCGCGGCCGGGTGCGGGCGGGGTGGGCTGTCGACGGATCTACATGCCCTTCAACGGGACGTCCGCAGCTTGGCGCGCCTGGACGTGATCGGGCTTGAGGTCGTCGCGTCAGCTGAAGCGGCTGTGGCCCGGGCAGGGAATTTACCGGCGGCGTGTGAGTGCCGGGTTTGA
- a CDS encoding recombinase family protein translates to MTAHRIGYARVSTRDQNLGLQIGALKKAGCDKIYEDTISGTKSHRPGLGQALDTLRDGDTLVVWKLDRLGRSVKDLLDFAGGLNNRGVGFVSLTDAIDTTTVSGRFFFNVMASLAQMERELMVERTQAGLRAAREQGRVGGRKRIMTEAKIRSARKLLNQGTPPREVATSLGISVPTLYRWVPAAGATGASTQ, encoded by the coding sequence ATGACCGCACACCGAATCGGCTACGCCCGAGTCTCCACCCGGGACCAGAACCTGGGCTTGCAGATCGGCGCCCTGAAGAAGGCCGGATGCGACAAAATCTACGAAGACACGATCAGCGGCACCAAGTCTCACCGCCCCGGACTCGGCCAGGCGCTAGACACCCTGCGCGACGGTGACACCCTGGTGGTGTGGAAGCTAGACCGCCTGGGCCGGAGCGTGAAAGACCTCCTGGACTTCGCCGGCGGCCTAAACAACCGCGGCGTAGGCTTCGTCAGCCTCACCGACGCGATCGATACCACCACGGTCTCCGGGCGCTTTTTCTTCAACGTGATGGCATCCCTGGCCCAGATGGAACGGGAGCTCATGGTCGAACGCACCCAAGCCGGACTCCGAGCCGCGCGCGAACAGGGACGAGTAGGTGGCCGCAAACGCATCATGACGGAAGCCAAGATCCGCTCAGCCCGCAAACTACTCAACCAGGGAACACCGCCCCGGGAAGTGGCCACGAGCCTCGGCATCTCCGTCCCGACGCTCTACCGGTGGGTCCCGGCAGCAGGCGCGACTGGGGCTTCGACGCAATAG
- a CDS encoding AAA family ATPase has protein sequence MTTQSFIATKEHRRFAEFADAVRRQHTIGICYGHAGIGKTLSAKRYANWHKAENLIEQWGPRDDADYQIYAALARARTVFYTPAVLTSPKQIHAELEHISTRVSICVDQHLEKIGKKTGPHTRTGKHVELLIIDESERLNATALELLRDRYDRDNIALILIGMPGIEKWFSRYAQLYSRVGFAHEYRPLAQEELNFVLERRWHKLGQTLDPEDFTDAQAIAAVARITRGNFRLIDRLFTQIERVMKINELSTITDDVIEAARSTLVIGIS, from the coding sequence ATGACAACACAAAGCTTCATTGCCACCAAAGAGCACCGCCGGTTCGCCGAGTTCGCCGACGCAGTGCGCCGCCAGCACACCATCGGCATCTGCTACGGCCATGCCGGCATCGGAAAGACCCTCTCCGCCAAGCGCTACGCCAACTGGCACAAGGCCGAGAACCTCATAGAACAGTGGGGTCCCCGGGACGACGCCGACTACCAGATCTACGCGGCCCTGGCCCGGGCACGCACAGTCTTCTACACCCCTGCCGTTCTCACCTCACCCAAACAGATCCACGCCGAACTCGAGCACATCAGCACCCGCGTATCGATCTGCGTGGACCAGCACCTGGAAAAAATCGGCAAGAAAACAGGACCGCACACCCGCACCGGTAAGCATGTCGAGCTCCTCATCATTGACGAATCCGAGCGCCTCAACGCCACAGCCCTGGAGCTGCTGCGCGACCGCTACGACCGCGACAACATAGCCCTGATCCTCATCGGCATGCCCGGGATTGAAAAATGGTTCAGCCGCTACGCACAGCTCTACAGCAGGGTCGGCTTCGCCCACGAATACCGCCCACTCGCACAGGAAGAACTGAATTTCGTCCTGGAGCGCCGATGGCACAAACTCGGTCAAACCCTAGACCCGGAAGACTTCACCGATGCCCAGGCCATCGCCGCCGTCGCCCGGATCACCCGAGGCAACTTCCGCCTCATCGACCGGCTCTTCACCCAAATCGAACGAGTCATGAAAATCAACGAACTCAGCACCATCACCGACGACGTCATTGAAGCTGCACGCTCAACCCTCGTCATCGGAATCAGTTAG
- a CDS encoding Mu transposase C-terminal domain-containing protein, whose amino-acid sequence MRWQILRRHIEEGVPLTALAAHEGIGLRTLQRWHAAHKRGGIAGLATANRGTTQRRSTPELIALVEGLALLKPRLPVATIARKANRVAAGHNWPPLSYSTVRSITTGLDPGMRMLAQKGTAAYRDTYELAWRHRAERPNAIWQTDHTELDILVLDANLKPGRPWLTTIMDDYSRAICGYMVFLGAPSALNTALALRQGIWPKNGAGWPMCGIPDILYVDHGSDFTSNHLTQTAKDLHFEITYSTVARPQGRGKIERFYGTINTELLTELPGRLARGHPQPAPVLTLKELDTAISRFISEDYHQREHPEIRTTPHDAWVGDGWLPRLPASMDDLNLLLLTVAKPRIVHRDGLHFQGLRYVSPLLAAYVREPVVVRYDPRDVTEIRVFHKNQFICKAVDPDHETSTLTLKDIQAARSARRRELRGQINQRIAVVARHLPDLASAKPAPAPVPDDQPTKRPKLRTYLEDDR is encoded by the coding sequence ATGCGCTGGCAGATCTTGCGCCGGCATATCGAAGAGGGTGTGCCCCTCACCGCCCTTGCCGCGCACGAAGGCATCGGCCTGCGGACACTGCAGCGATGGCATGCGGCGCACAAACGCGGCGGCATCGCCGGACTCGCCACAGCAAACCGCGGGACCACCCAACGCAGGAGCACTCCCGAGCTGATCGCACTTGTCGAAGGTCTGGCTCTGCTGAAACCGCGCCTGCCCGTGGCCACCATCGCCCGCAAAGCCAACCGCGTCGCCGCCGGCCACAACTGGCCGCCCCTCTCCTACAGCACGGTCCGCTCCATCACCACGGGCCTTGACCCCGGCATGAGAATGCTCGCCCAGAAGGGAACGGCCGCCTACCGGGACACCTACGAACTGGCCTGGCGACACCGGGCCGAACGCCCCAATGCCATCTGGCAGACAGACCACACCGAACTGGACATCCTTGTCTTGGACGCAAACTTGAAACCCGGGCGTCCGTGGCTGACTACGATCATGGACGACTACTCCCGCGCGATCTGTGGCTACATGGTCTTCCTTGGAGCACCGTCCGCCCTGAATACCGCGCTGGCACTGCGGCAGGGAATCTGGCCCAAGAACGGGGCCGGGTGGCCGATGTGCGGGATCCCCGACATCCTCTACGTCGACCACGGCTCAGACTTCACCAGCAACCACCTGACCCAAACCGCGAAGGACCTGCACTTCGAAATCACCTACTCAACGGTCGCAAGACCCCAAGGGCGGGGAAAGATCGAACGGTTCTACGGCACCATTAATACGGAACTGCTGACCGAACTGCCCGGACGCCTGGCCCGCGGGCACCCGCAACCGGCGCCGGTGCTGACACTCAAGGAGCTGGACACGGCGATCAGCCGTTTCATCTCGGAGGACTACCACCAGCGCGAGCACCCCGAGATCAGGACGACACCGCATGATGCCTGGGTAGGTGATGGCTGGCTGCCCCGGCTTCCGGCATCCATGGACGATCTGAACCTGCTCCTGTTGACCGTGGCCAAACCCCGCATCGTCCACCGCGACGGCTTGCACTTCCAAGGACTCAGATACGTCTCGCCCCTGCTGGCCGCCTACGTCCGCGAACCCGTCGTCGTTCGCTACGACCCGCGGGATGTTACCGAGATCCGCGTCTTTCACAAGAATCAGTTCATCTGCAAGGCCGTGGACCCCGACCATGAAACCTCGACACTGACCCTTAAGGACATCCAGGCCGCACGATCGGCGCGGCGCCGGGAGCTGCGCGGACAAATCAACCAGCGCATAGCCGTCGTGGCCCGGCACCTGCCGGACCTGGCATCAGCGAAACCGGCTCCCGCCCCGGTCCCTGACGATCAACCCACAAAGCGCCCGAAGCTCCGCACCTACCTGGAGGACGACCGATGA